A single genomic interval of Sphaerodactylus townsendi isolate TG3544 linkage group LG08, MPM_Stown_v2.3, whole genome shotgun sequence harbors:
- the LG08H3orf33 gene encoding protein C3orf33 homolog: MAGQQDGEPTNYIARLSEWADSHLGLVRNISTGLAVAGVILLAKSVKLTTKFTSALEIPTEFVEKNVKLRGRLRQITEQGLEVEHVPIRFPIISSLQRRWTMDGLLLVRLAGVELTPDGSVWLKKELKPSQMMWFQLLARKDSVLDCLVVVSKGRFSSICLNEEILRQGLARTVWVEGLTHESQMYWKIHKRLLQAELKAVKRKKGLWKEATFFEKLRERIHNNKYMQRLKQFATWLRIRL, from the exons ATGGCGGGACAGCAAGACGGGGAGCCCACAAATTACATCGCGCGCCTCTCGGAATGGGCAGACTCGCACCTGGGCCTCGTCCGG AATATCAGCACAGGATTGGCAGTAGCTGGAGTAATTTTACTTGCAAAGAGTGTTAAATTG ACAACCAAATTCACAAGCGCTCTGGAAATACCAACAGAATTTGTAGAGAAGAATGTTAAGCTTCGGGGACGATTACGCCAGATAACTGAACAAGGATTAGAAGTCGAACATGTTCCTATTAGGTTTCCGATAATTTCATCACTGCAGAGGAGAT GGACTATGGATGGTTTGCTGCTGGTCAGGCTTGCTGGTGTGGAGCTAACGCCAGATGGTTCGGTCTGGTTAAAGAAAGagttaaaaccctcccaaatgaTGTGGTTCCAACTTCTTGCAAGGAAGGATTCAGTACTTGATTGCCTTGTGGTAGTCAGTAAG GGCAGGTTTTCAAGCATCTGTCTGAATGAAGAAATCCTGAGACAAGGGCTTGCCAGGACTGTTTGGGTTGAAGGACTGACTCACGAATCCCAGATGTACTGGAAGATTCACAAAAGGCTACTCCAAGCGGAGCTGAAGGCtgtgaagagaaaaaaagggCTCTGGAAAGAAGCAACGTTCTTTGAGAAACTTAGAGAGCGGatacataataataaatacatgcaGAGGTTAAAACAGTTTGCAACCTGGCTAAGAATCCGCCTCTGA